The nucleotide window CATTTTCAGGAAACCCAGGATTTCTGTGGCCTTTTGTTCGGCTTCAGCTTTTGGAACTTTGCCGATGAAAGCAGGAATGCAAACATTTTCCAGTGCGGTAAATTCCGGCAACAGATGATGAAACTGAAATACAAAACCGATTTGTTGGTTGCGAAAATTGGCAATTTGCTTATCTTTCAGAAAATTGACCTTTCGCTCGTCATAAATAATCTCCCCCGTGTCGGGCCTGCTCAGTGTGCCCAGGATTTGAAGCAATGTTGTTTTGCCGGCTCCGCTGGGGCCGACTATCGAAACGATTTCACCGTCCTTTATCCTGATGTCTATTCCTTTAAGTACCTGCAAATCACCAAATGATTTGCTGATGTTGTGGGCTTGTATCATAATTGATTTTATCCTTGTTTGAGCGAATAAAATTAAAAAAGATTGGGGTCTTATTGAATAGGATCTGGTTTTTTATTTAGAGGCTGTCTATAATATCCGCTGGCTGCGTTACGTTCGTTTTCCATGCCAATCATTTATGTCTGGTATAGACTTACAACCGTACGTCTCTACCGTAGGAATGAAATATATTTACTTTTTTGGAAAAAATTGGGGGCCGATCATAAAAATCATTTGATTAATATTCTTGAACCACATAGTTTACATAGGCTAACACATAGAAAGAAATGTTGTTAAAATTTTGTCGGATTTACAGGGGCGAAGCCCCGATATGTAAGAGCGCTGGGTGAAACCCAGTGCTCTTACTGCAAATAGGAAATTATATATTATATTTACGCCTTTTATTCAAATACGTTCCGTTTTAACAGGTATACATATAGATATGGAAATTCTCATAAACAGTATTATAATTGTTGTTTGCGTGATTGTTCTGGCTAAAGGTTCTACATGGCTTGTCGATTCGGCAGTGATTATTGCCCACTGGCTGGGTATTCCCACTTTAATAATTGGCCTCACTGTGGTGGCTTTCGGCACATCTGCCCCCGAGTTTGGCGTAACACTTCTTTCCGGCTTCCAGGGTAAGGGGGATATCTCCGTGGGCAACATTGTCGGTTCCAATATATTTAACCTGGGTTTTATTTTAGGAGGTACGGCCATGGTACGAAGCCTGAATGCCGATAAAGCCTCGGTTTACCGGGACGGAGCCTTTCTGCTGCTTGGTACGGTTTTGTTGACAATATTTATATGGGATCTGTCCATAACCAGGACTGCCGGGTTTGTCCTGTTTTCTCTTCTGATTATTTACCTGGCCTATCTTTTTTTAAAGAAACAACCCGTTGAAGAAGTATCAGTTGACAGACGAGAAGTTCGTTGGTATGATTTTGTTTTCTT belongs to Bacteroidales bacterium and includes:
- a CDS encoding ABC transporter ATP-binding protein, with protein sequence MIQAHNISKSFGDLQVLKGIDIRIKDGEIVSIVGPSGAGKTTLLQILGTLSRPDTGEIIYDERKVNFLKDKQIANFRNQQIGFVFQFHHLLPEFTALENVCIPAFIGKVPKAEAEQKATEILGFLKMEDRLDHRPNELSGGELQRVAVARALINDPKVILADEPSGNLDTQNKEELHNLFFSLREQYNTSIVIVTHDHNLAGKADRKLEMKDGKISN
- a CDS encoding calcium/sodium antiporter encodes the protein MEILINSIIIVVCVIVLAKGSTWLVDSAVIIAHWLGIPTLIIGLTVVAFGTSAPEFGVTLLSGFQGKGDISVGNIVGSNIFNLGFILGGTAMVRSLNADKASVYRDGAFLLLGTVLLTIFIWDLSITRTAGFVLFSLLIIYLAYLFLKKQPVEEVSVDRREVRWYDFVFFFLGLGMIVGGAHFLVESSVIIAKMIGISEWVIGVTVVAFGTSAPELAISLTAALKGHHGISVGNLLGSDIFNMFGVLGLTAILKDLSVEPGVHSNMLVLVGMVLLVCIFMWTRWRISRLEGLILIIIGLARWFYSFYFGT